From Nitrospinaceae bacterium, one genomic window encodes:
- a CDS encoding DNA-directed RNA polymerase subunit omega produces the protein MVSSLMYDQQFEAAMDKVANRFLFTVVLARRVAQLKKGAEPLVDSNGLDTYEEIVFQEILDDKLEWRATSSLADLGDMEPEYGESEFEDGE, from the coding sequence ATGGTCTCAAGCCTGATGTATGATCAGCAGTTTGAAGCGGCGATGGATAAAGTTGCAAACCGTTTTCTGTTCACAGTTGTTCTTGCCCGGCGGGTGGCCCAGTTGAAGAAGGGGGCAGAACCCTTGGTGGATTCAAACGGTTTGGACACGTACGAGGAAATTGTTTTCCAGGAAATTCTCGATGATAAGCTTGAGTGGCGGGCGACCAGCTCCCTGGCGGATCTCGGGGATATGGAGCCTGAATACGGCGAATCCGAATTCGAAGACGGAGAATAA